In Desulfuromonadales bacterium, a single window of DNA contains:
- a CDS encoding Txe/YoeB family addiction module toxin yields MTLIFADEAWEDYLYWQQTDKMILRRINELIREIQRTPYAGIGKPEPLKHALQGYWSRRITSEHRIVYKVTVEGVLIAQLRYHY; encoded by the coding sequence ATGACCTTGATTTTTGCCGACGAGGCCTGGGAGGATTACCTCTATTGGCAGCAAACGGACAAGATGATCCTTCGACGGATCAACGAATTGATCAGGGAAATACAAAGAACGCCCTACGCCGGCATCGGCAAACCTGAGCCGCTTAAACATGCCCTGCAGGGCTACTGGTCCCGACGCATCACCTCTGAGCACCGAATAGTTTACAAGGTGACAGTTGAGGGCGTTCTCATTGCCCAGCTTCGTTACCACTACTGA
- a CDS encoding type II toxin-antitoxin system prevent-host-death family antitoxin, which produces MKAINYTTARQNLAKIMDEVREAHEPVIITRQSESAVVMMSMEDYQALEETAYLLRSSRNTRRLLDAIQQLEQGRGTERKLADQ; this is translated from the coding sequence ATGAAAGCAATCAATTACACGACGGCGAGGCAGAACCTCGCCAAAATCATGGACGAGGTTCGGGAGGCGCACGAGCCTGTCATCATCACCCGCCAAAGCGAATCGGCCGTGGTCATGATGTCCATGGAAGATTACCAGGCGTTGGAAGAGACGGCCTACCTGCTGCGCAGCTCCAGGAATACGAGGCGTCTTCTGGATGCGATTCAGCAACTTGAACAGGGCAGGGGGACCGAAAGAAAGCTGGCCGACCAATGA